In the Lactobacillus paragasseri genome, TAGTTTCGCTCAAATAGCTATTTTAGTTGCAATTTTTTCAATGCTAGGGGCAATTGCAGAAGCAAGTGTAGCGATGAGTGCAGGCTTACTTGAATTAAAAAGGCACGATCCGAATATTACGCAGAAGCAATTGATCAAGAGCGGAAATGAAGTTGGTTCTGATGTGTTAGGAACAGCCATGAACACAATTTTATTTGGTTTATTTGGTAGCTTTTTGCCAATATTTATTTGGTATATGAGGTTAAATTATTCATTATTTGAGATTTTAAATGATAAACTTTTTGTAGATGAATTCTTAATTATTGTGTATTCATTTATCGGCGTACTTTTAACAGTCCCATTGACAACAATATTTTTAGCACATACGTTGACGCATAATGAACTTAAGAAATAAATAGCATAGAGGCTTAGCAAGATGAAAGTAGAGTATTTAACACAAAAAAATTTTAATAATCGCGAATTTAAAATCACGTATTATGGATTACAAGATAATCCGCAGCTTTTGCAAAAAAAGAGACCATTGATACTCGTTTTCCCTGGAGGAAGCTTTGACCATTTATCTTTAAGAGAAGGAGAACCAGTAGCATTGGCATATGCAGCTCATGGTTTTAATGCTGCCGTTGTTTCATATAATCTAACTACCGATCCAGGTAAAATATATCCTGATGCAGCCTTATCAGGATTAAAAGCTGTTTCTTATTTTAGAGAAAATAGTGAAAAGTTAGGAATTGATCAAGAGCGAATTACTACAATTGGATTTTCTGCTGGCGGTCATGTTGTTAGTTCAATGAACGTGATGGCAGAAAGTGAAAAATGGCAGGCAAAATATGATTTTAACCATGATCAAGTAGCGCCTAATGCCACAATCTTGGGCTATCCTTTAATTAATATTAAAGATATTGGTTTTCCGTTGCCAGCTGATGCTAATCAAAAAATGCCTACTGCTAAAGAGTTATTAGATACAGCTTTAGGAGTGACGCCTGATACGCCCCCGACTTTTATTTTTCAAGCTGTTGATGATCCAGTTGTCTTGATTGATAATACAATCGAATATATTACAGCTTTAAGAAAGAAAAAAGTTCATTTTGAAGCACATTTGTTTAATAAAGGCGGCCATGGCTTTTCACTTGCTACTCCTGAAGTGGCTGTGGCTGGACGTGAGCCCGATTCGCATCTTGCACATTGGTTTAAACTAAGCCTTAAATGGTTAAAAGATAGAAAAATTTATATTTAGTTTCACGTGAAACAAGACCTGATTTTATATAAAAAAGTCCGAAAAGAAAATGAAGTTAATCATTTTGCTTTTCGGACTTTTTGTTTAATATTAGATATTTTTATTCTTTAGCCATAAAGAATAAAACTTCTTTCCCAGAAGCTAGATTATCAGAGGTAGCTAAAATTCTAAGTTTAATTGCTTTTGCTACTACGTCTCTTAAACCGATTACTTTGTTTTTAGCATCATTTGGCCAATTAATTTCTTTACTGAAATCGCTGAAGTTTTCACCGTCTTTTGAAATGGCAACTTGAACTCGCAAAATATGACCTATCCGGTCTCGTGAACGAGGTACGTAAACCATCCGGCTCAGCTTATAAATGTGATTGAAATTAAAAGTCAAGTCTAGTGGACTATCTTTACTAATTTGGTCTTTTGAGAGCCATTCACTAGCTAGCTTAAGATCAGTTAAGTTTTCGACTGGAGAATCTTTTTCACTTTCTGCTGTGCTAGTAACTTTTACATTAGAAATTGCATAATCCATTTGATCGCGCTTGGTATGAGTTCCAAAGTATTCAGACCAATCTGATACCTTGTTACCGAATTTATTTCTAATTCTAAACCGATAGCGTGTGTTAGGTTCAAGCTCGTGGAAAGTGAAGGTATCTCCATCAATATTAGTATGAACAATTCCATTAACTTCGATATCAGCCATTATATTTTTACCGACGAAGTTAGTTGGATTAGTCCAAGTAATGGTGATGCTCTTTGAAGTTAAACGGTCCGTCAAAATTGCGGCACTTCTTGGTGAAGCCATAGCTGAATCGATAATAGCATGTTGTTCGACTTCACTACCATAACTAAAGTTTTCAATCGTAAGTTCAAATTTATTGTCATGGATGTCAACAACTGGCATTTTTACCTTAAGAGCAGGCTGCAGTTGACCTGTAAATTGACCAAATTCTTTGCATGGCACGTAATCTTGCTGGTAGAAAATACCTTCTTCTGATTTGTTAAAACTATCTAAATCATTATATTCAGGTAGTGGAATAATTTGATCATTTAATTTAAGTGAAACTTTACCAGGATAGCGATCGGCCATGATTGTTAAGATAGTAGCTTGTTTTTCTTCAAGTCCTTCATAGCTTCCCTCGGTTGGATAAACCGTAATATGAAGTTTAGATCCATTAACCGAACTGGTAATTTGTGTTGTAGCTGCATTTCCCTTTTCATAATCATTAGTTTGATTATCATCTTCATATAAGATGGCAGAACTCTTATTTTGTGGGTAAACAAGGGCACTTCTAAGTGATTCCTGTAAGATTGCCCCTCCGCGAACGTAAACAGGAAGATGCCACAATGGATAGTGTAACTTATCGTAAATTCTGCCACCGATTAATTTTTTACCAGTAAAGAGATCGATCCACATAGTTCGATGATCAGGCAGGTAAAGATTGTCTTTTAATGAAGCTCCACTTGGATCTTCTCGACCATTAGTAATTGGGGCTATTAATAAGTTGTTTCCTAGCATAAACTCATGTTTTACCTGATTTGTGTAGTTAACTTTTTCGTGCGGGAAGGACAAAAACAGAGGTCTAACAATCGGCATGCCATCTTGAGCAGCTCGGGTAAGAGTATAGAGATAAGGCGTAATTTCTTCCCTAAGTTTTAGGTAAGCGCGAGTAATTCGCGTCATTTTTGCATTAAATGCAAACGGTGTTTTTTGGATATTGCCGTAATTATCAATTGAGTAAAGCAGAGGCGTGAAGACTTTCCACTGTAGGTCACGGATGTTTACTTGAGCATTACCGCCGCCTTCTTTTCCATCAATAGCACTTCCGATATTTGGTTGACCAGAAAGAGACATACTTAAGAAACTAGCAATCTCTGTTGCAATTTGTTCCCACTCGCCTCCTACACCTTCATTTGCGGTGGTAGCTAAGGTTTGAACAGCGCTCCAGCCATTACTTGCCATTGCCCAAGGACGATTAGTTTGGTTTTTATCAACTAAAGGCTCACTAGCAATTGCAAAATCTTGCATAATTTTGTCATTAGCTAAATTAGGAGCTTCTGTCTTAAATTTTAAGAAATTAGCTGGTGCATTTGCAGGTAAAGCTCCGTAGAAACCAAGTTTTATATTTTGCTCCTTGGCAAAATCAACTAAGTTAGCTAATTCGGTTTCATTTAAAGTTTGCTTACTCTTGTAGTTAGGAACAAACCAGCTAAGTGGAAAATGATGTGAGCGGTAACGTTCAATCATTGCACGAGCAGAAAATTGATACTGCTCTTCACCATTAAGAGAAGACTTAGCAACAATTTCATTATCAGCATGGGCAATTTTATAAGTATTACCATCTTCAAATTTAATGGCATTATTTTCTTGAGGCTTCGCAACACTCCAGCAAGTATCAAGATAGTTACCTAAGTATCCTAGACCAAGAGCATATTTAGGCAAGAAGAGGGGAGAGCCGGTAATTTTGTAGTACTGACGTAAGATTTCAGCTGGAGAATCTCCTAAAAGATAAAAATTATCAAAAATGGGAGTTTGATGGGTAAGAATAGCAGTATTGCCATTTTCACCTTTAAAGTCATAAATTCCGTTTTTCCAAGTATTGCGCAATTCTGCAAAGCCAGCATTGGACCAGAAAAAGCCTTCTGGACAAGCAACTGCACCAGGACCGGTTAAATTTGTATTTTTGATTTCAATTATTTTTCCTTTATGACTAAAGCTTCCATTTTGCATTCCGCCGCCATAATAGAATTCATTTTTATTTTGACGTAAGAATTCACTAGAATAATCTGCTCCTAGTTCAATCGGACTACTTTGCATCATACGATAGCGATGAAGTTGATCATCAAAAATGCTAAAGATTGCAGGATTTTTTTGTAAACGAAGTGAAAATTGACCACTTTTAATCGTGAAAGTTTCATCAGTGACTAAAAGTTGTGATTCTTCAAAAGGACGCAAACTAAAGTTACCTGCGGTAATCGTTAAAGACGGCGACAAAGGTTTAAATTCTGCTGCCGGATCGATAATTAAGCGAAAGATTCCTTTAGCAATAATGTATAGACGTGCTCTTTTTCCATCTGCAAATTGCAGATCGTAGTAGCGAGTACCTTTCGCTACTTGCACTAAACGACTTAATTGTTGTGGTTGTTGGTTGTTAGTAATTTCAGACATATTACATTTCTTCTTTAAATTAAATTTTTCATTTACGTATAGTTCATATTATAACGAAAAAATGCATTTCGTGTTTTTTTAGATTTGACATAAAGCGCTTTCTAGAATATTCTGTAGAAGGTGGTACTAACCAGTTGAAGATTGGATGGGGTTAGAAGATGAAAAAGCCACTTTATCAGCAAGTAATTTTAGATCTTGAAAAGAAAATTAAGACTGAAATGAAGCCAAATAATCGACTGCCTAGTGAAAGGCAACTTTTAAAAGAATATGGTGTGAGTCGAAATACGATTCGATTAGCATTAAATAATTTAGAAGAGCGAGGCATTATTTATCGATTGCATGGAAAAGGTACATTTGTTTCCACAATTTATCTAGATCAGACCAACTTAGGAAGTATGTATTCATTTAGTGAACAGATGTCAGAAGCAGGACACAAGCCAACAACACAAAACCGCACATTAGAGCTTGTTGTTCCCGACGCAGCTGTCGCAAATCAGCTTAATTTGAAAGCTCAAGAAAAAGCGTACAAGTTAGTTAGGTTACGTCTAGCTGATGGAGTACCACTAATGTATGGAGAAACATATTTACCAGAAAGTATTTTTCCGGATCTAAAAATGTCGGATTTAAATGAAAATCATTTGTACACTGTTATGAAGCAAAAATACAATGAACAAAGTGTTCTTGCCTTTGAAGATGTACAAGCGGTTAATTTAGATGAAAGAGACAGTAAGATTTTAGGCGTAAAGCCCGGGGATGCTAGTTTAAAAATTTTTAGACGGGCAATCAATGATAAAAACGTGCCGATTGAATTTACCATTTCTCTAGCTAGAGGGGATAGATTCATTTATCGATCACGGCAATACAATCATTTAGTTTAGTTATCGAAAGGAATAGGCCAATGTTTACAAAAAGTGATGCAGAACTAAAAAAGATGGGCGCAGATATTACTACTAGAGAAATTCAGCAACAACCTTCTTTATGGAAAGAGACTTTTAAGATTTATCAAGAAAAGAAACAAGAAATTGATGAATTTTTAGCTAAAATCAATCAAAAATTTAATAAAGTAAAAGTCATTTTTACAGGTGCAGGAACAAGTGCTTATGTTGGCAACACTGTGATGCCATATTTGAGAAAGCATGCCGATCGTACTAAGTATGATTTTGAAGCAATTGATACTACTAAGATTGTTTCAACACCAGAAGATTATCTTGAAGCGGAAACACCAACAATTCTAGTTTCTTTTGCTCGGAGTGGTAATTCTCCTGAATCAGTTGCAACCGTTGAACTTGCTAAGCAATTAGTTACGAATTTATACCAAATTGCTATTACATGTGCTCCAGAAGGACACTTGGCTCAAGACTTAAAAGATGATCCAAATGGACTTGTTCTTTTAATGCCTGCTAAGTCATTAGATCAAGGTTTTGCGATGACAGGTTCATTTTCATGTATGAGCTTAGCTACTTTATTGGTATTTGATACCAGAAGTGATGCAGAAAAAGAAACAATTGTTAATGAAATTGCTGAGATGGGCGAAAGCGTAGTTGATCGTGAAGCTGAAATTCAAAAATTAGTTGATACTGACTTTGACAGAATTACTTATATCGGTAGTGGTGCTTTAGGCGGCTTAGCTGAAGAAGCTCGACTTAAAATTTTGGAATTAACAGCTGGAAAAGTTGCGGCTTTATTTGATACTTCAATGGGATTAAGACATGGTCCTAAGTCATTTTTAGATAAGAAGACGATTGTTTTTGACTTTGTTTCAAATAATTCTTACACCAGAAAGTACGATTTAGATATTTTAGATGAGATTAAAGCTGATGAAATAGTTCCATTGGTAATGGGGGTAGGACAACTTAAGAAGGGACAAGACTTTGATGGTAAATTCTTCGCCTTTTCTGGAAAAGAGTTACCAGATGCATATTTAGCATTGCCGGATATTATGTTTGGTCAAACAATTGCCTTGCTTACTTCGGTTAAGGTTGGAAATACTCCAGATATTCCTTCACCAACCGGTACAGTTAACCGTGTTGTTAAGGGAGTAACAATTCACAAATTCATCAAATAAAATTCAAATTTAGAAAACACTTTCAATTTAGAATAGAAGTTAATTTAAGGAGTTAAATACTATGTCATATTATATTCATGCCGGAAAGTTCTTTTTAGAAAATAAAACTGAAAATGGTGGTTATCTTGAAGTTCAAGATGATGGAAACTTTGGTTTATATTATCGAGAAGATGAAAAGCCCAGTCATGGTCTAATTAAGGAATATGGCGATCAATGGATTGCACCTGGTTATGTTGACACGCATATTCATGGCTTGCTTGATGAAGATACGATGAAGAGCGACTGGGAAGGCGTTAATAAGATTTCTGAAGGTTTGCTTCAAGCTGGTGTAACTAGTTGGCTACCAACTACAATTACTGCAAGCGATAAAGAATTAACTGAAACTTGTGAAAAGTTTGCGGCACATAAGGGTGAAGAAACTGGTGCTAAAATTCAAGGATTACACTTTGAAGGTCCATTCTTTACTCCTAAGCATGGTGGGGCAGAAAATCCTAAGTATATGACTGATCCTTCGATTATGCTTTTAAAGAAGTGGCGTAAAGCTTCAGATAACATGTTGATTAAGATCTCAATGGCACCTGAAAGAAAGAATGCCCGTCAATTTGTACGTGAAGCTGTAAAGATGGGCTTAGTAGTTGCTTTGGGACATTCAGATTCTGATTTTGAAGATGCTATTGCTTGTGTTGAAGCTGGAGCTAGCGTCTTTACACATACTTTCAATGGGATGAATGGATTGTCACAACACTCACCTAACATTATTGGTGCCGCATTTTCTTCTCGTTTAACAACGGATGAATTAATTTGTGACGGTCACCACGTTGAAGAGCCAGCTGTTCGCGCCTTAGTAAATGCACGTGGGCCAGAGCATATTGCCTTGATTACTGATTGTATGCAGGCTGGATTAATGCCTGATGGTGATTATGTTTTAGGTGAATTGCCAGTTTATGTTAAGGACGGTATGGCTCGTTTGAAAGATACTAATAACTTAGCCGGCAGTATTTTGCTCTTAAAGGATGCAGTTAAGAATGTAGTGGACTGGAATGTTGCAACACCTGAAGATGCAGTTATGATGGCTAGTTATGTACCAGCTAAGAGTTGTAACTTACTCGATAAGTGTGGTGTGATTAAACCTGATCACCCAGCTGACTTTGTTGTTTTGAATCATGATATGACTGTCAGTGAAACTTATCTAAATGGTGAGTCACGTTACAAGGCTTAAAAGAGTATACTTTTAGTAGGGACTTTAGAAATTCTTAAAAAAGTGGTCACAACCAGTTGACTAGTAAAAGTTAATATACTAAGATTGAAACTGTAGAAAGCGTTTACAGAAATATTTTACGGAATATGGAGGAATCTATATGAATATTGTGGGAGCTAGAATTGATGGACGGCTGGTCCATGGTCAAGTAGCTAATCTTTGGACCCCGAAGCTTCAGGCGGATCGCATTATGGTTGTTGATGAAGATGCAGCAAAAAGCGATATCCAAAAAAGTGGTTTGAGAATGGCTACGCCTCTTACGACTCGTCTTAGCGTTTTGCCAGCACAGGTTGCAGCAGATCATTTGATTCATGAGCGTTATGGTAATCAGCGAATATTTATTGTCGCTAAAAAGCCAGCAGCCTTCTTAGATTTACTTAACTTAGGTCTTAAGCTTGATACTTTAAATGTAGGTACAATGTCTCAAACAGATACTACTAAGCAAGTAACTAAGCAGATTAATGTTGAAGAAAAAGATGTCGAAGATTTTAAAAAGATAGCAGATAAGGGCGTGAAAATCACAGCTCAGTTAACTCCAAGTGATGATTCTCATGACTTTATGAAATTAATGAATGAAAAGATTAAATAGGAGGTCTAACGATGGCTTGGTGGCAAATATTACTACTTACCCTCTATGCTGGTTATGAAATTCTTGATGAATTGCAAATTTATTCATCTTTGAATACACCAGTTGGTGCCGGCTTAATTGCTGGTTTAGTTATGGGCGATTTAAAGACTGGTTTAATTATTGGTGGTGCCATGCAACTTACTGTGCTAGGTGTTGGTACTTTCGGTGGTGCTTCTAAGATTGATGCAACTACCGGTACAGTTTTAGCAACAGCATTCTCTGTAAGTATTAAAGGAATGAGCCCACAAGTAGCTATTTCTTCAATTGCGGTTCCAGTAGCTGCAATTATGGTTCAATTGGATGTTTTAGCAAGATTTGCTAACACTTA is a window encoding:
- a CDS encoding YibE/F family protein, which produces MTTLTALLIILLILMIIVGGKTGLKSYLSVVINACLIILVALLISWGVNIILVGIIFIPLKLLTIIYLGTHDYTVAKNAFLTALCVSLIVMLIIILLESLAQTQGFGDQAGEELIGLSLNVGISFAQIAILVAIFSMLGAIAEASVAMSAGLLELKRHDPNITQKQLIKSGNEVGSDVLGTAMNTILFGLFGSFLPIFIWYMRLNYSLFEILNDKLFVDEFLIIVYSFIGVLLTVPLTTIFLAHTLTHNELKK
- a CDS encoding alpha/beta hydrolase; protein product: MKVEYLTQKNFNNREFKITYYGLQDNPQLLQKKRPLILVFPGGSFDHLSLREGEPVALAYAAHGFNAAVVSYNLTTDPGKIYPDAALSGLKAVSYFRENSEKLGIDQERITTIGFSAGGHVVSSMNVMAESEKWQAKYDFNHDQVAPNATILGYPLINIKDIGFPLPADANQKMPTAKELLDTALGVTPDTPPTFIFQAVDDPVVLIDNTIEYITALRKKKVHFEAHLFNKGGHGFSLATPEVAVAGREPDSHLAHWFKLSLKWLKDRKIYI
- a CDS encoding DUF5110 domain-containing protein, yielding MSEITNNQQPQQLSRLVQVAKGTRYYDLQFADGKRARLYIIAKGIFRLIIDPAAEFKPLSPSLTITAGNFSLRPFEESQLLVTDETFTIKSGQFSLRLQKNPAIFSIFDDQLHRYRMMQSSPIELGADYSSEFLRQNKNEFYYGGGMQNGSFSHKGKIIEIKNTNLTGPGAVACPEGFFWSNAGFAELRNTWKNGIYDFKGENGNTAILTHQTPIFDNFYLLGDSPAEILRQYYKITGSPLFLPKYALGLGYLGNYLDTCWSVAKPQENNAIKFEDGNTYKIAHADNEIVAKSSLNGEEQYQFSARAMIERYRSHHFPLSWFVPNYKSKQTLNETELANLVDFAKEQNIKLGFYGALPANAPANFLKFKTEAPNLANDKIMQDFAIASEPLVDKNQTNRPWAMASNGWSAVQTLATTANEGVGGEWEQIATEIASFLSMSLSGQPNIGSAIDGKEGGGNAQVNIRDLQWKVFTPLLYSIDNYGNIQKTPFAFNAKMTRITRAYLKLREEITPYLYTLTRAAQDGMPIVRPLFLSFPHEKVNYTNQVKHEFMLGNNLLIAPITNGREDPSGASLKDNLYLPDHRTMWIDLFTGKKLIGGRIYDKLHYPLWHLPVYVRGGAILQESLRSALVYPQNKSSAILYEDDNQTNDYEKGNAATTQITSSVNGSKLHITVYPTEGSYEGLEEKQATILTIMADRYPGKVSLKLNDQIIPLPEYNDLDSFNKSEEGIFYQQDYVPCKEFGQFTGQLQPALKVKMPVVDIHDNKFELTIENFSYGSEVEQHAIIDSAMASPRSAAILTDRLTSKSITITWTNPTNFVGKNIMADIEVNGIVHTNIDGDTFTFHELEPNTRYRFRIRNKFGNKVSDWSEYFGTHTKRDQMDYAISNVKVTSTAESEKDSPVENLTDLKLASEWLSKDQISKDSPLDLTFNFNHIYKLSRMVYVPRSRDRIGHILRVQVAISKDGENFSDFSKEINWPNDAKNKVIGLRDVVAKAIKLRILATSDNLASGKEVLFFMAKE
- a CDS encoding GntR family transcriptional regulator — translated: MKKPLYQQVILDLEKKIKTEMKPNNRLPSERQLLKEYGVSRNTIRLALNNLEERGIIYRLHGKGTFVSTIYLDQTNLGSMYSFSEQMSEAGHKPTTQNRTLELVVPDAAVANQLNLKAQEKAYKLVRLRLADGVPLMYGETYLPESIFPDLKMSDLNENHLYTVMKQKYNEQSVLAFEDVQAVNLDERDSKILGVKPGDASLKIFRRAINDKNVPIEFTISLARGDRFIYRSRQYNHLV
- a CDS encoding SIS domain-containing protein, whose amino-acid sequence is MFTKSDAELKKMGADITTREIQQQPSLWKETFKIYQEKKQEIDEFLAKINQKFNKVKVIFTGAGTSAYVGNTVMPYLRKHADRTKYDFEAIDTTKIVSTPEDYLEAETPTILVSFARSGNSPESVATVELAKQLVTNLYQIAITCAPEGHLAQDLKDDPNGLVLLMPAKSLDQGFAMTGSFSCMSLATLLVFDTRSDAEKETIVNEIAEMGESVVDREAEIQKLVDTDFDRITYIGSGALGGLAEEARLKILELTAGKVAALFDTSMGLRHGPKSFLDKKTIVFDFVSNNSYTRKYDLDILDEIKADEIVPLVMGVGQLKKGQDFDGKFFAFSGKELPDAYLALPDIMFGQTIALLTSVKVGNTPDIPSPTGTVNRVVKGVTIHKFIK
- the nagA gene encoding N-acetylglucosamine-6-phosphate deacetylase, which encodes MSYYIHAGKFFLENKTENGGYLEVQDDGNFGLYYREDEKPSHGLIKEYGDQWIAPGYVDTHIHGLLDEDTMKSDWEGVNKISEGLLQAGVTSWLPTTITASDKELTETCEKFAAHKGEETGAKIQGLHFEGPFFTPKHGGAENPKYMTDPSIMLLKKWRKASDNMLIKISMAPERKNARQFVREAVKMGLVVALGHSDSDFEDAIACVEAGASVFTHTFNGMNGLSQHSPNIIGAAFSSRLTTDELICDGHHVEEPAVRALVNARGPEHIALITDCMQAGLMPDGDYVLGELPVYVKDGMARLKDTNNLAGSILLLKDAVKNVVDWNVATPEDAVMMASYVPAKSCNLLDKCGVIKPDHPADFVVLNHDMTVSETYLNGESRYKA
- a CDS encoding PTS system mannose/fructose/N-acetylgalactosamine-transporter subunit IIB translates to MNIVGARIDGRLVHGQVANLWTPKLQADRIMVVDEDAAKSDIQKSGLRMATPLTTRLSVLPAQVAADHLIHERYGNQRIFIVAKKPAAFLDLLNLGLKLDTLNVGTMSQTDTTKQVTKQINVEEKDVEDFKKIADKGVKITAQLTPSDDSHDFMKLMNEKIK